Below is a window of Streptomyces sp. NBC_01429 DNA.
GCTGACGGCCCGCGGGGCCGGTGGCCGCCGGACGGCGGGCTGACACGACGGTGTGATGTCCGCCGCTGATCCGGCCACCGGGCCCCGCCGACCGTTGACACCGGGTGCCGTGGCTTCTAGCGTCTCGACTGCTGACCTACTAAGCGGTTGCTCAGGGTCGGTCGAGCCGCAGAAGCCTAGGGCGAGGAGAACCAGGGATGTCCACCACCGAGCAGCGCGTAGCCATCGTGACGGGGGCGGCGCGGGGCATTGGCGCCGCCACCGCCGTAAGGCTGGCGGACGAGGGCCGCGCCGTCGCCGTACTCGACCTCGACGAGGCCGCCTGCGAGGAGACCGTCGGGAAGATCACCGCGTCCGGTGGCAGCGCGCTCGCCGTCGCCTGCGACGTCTCCGACAGTGCCCAGGTGGAGGCGGCCGTCGCACGGGTCGCCGCCGAGCTGGGGGCGCCGACGATCCTCGTCAACAACGCGGGTGTGCTCCGGGACAACCTCCTCTTCAAGATGAGCGAGTCCGACTGGGACACCGTGATGAACGTGCACCTCAAGGGCGCGTTCCTGATGTCCAAGACCTGTCAGAAGCACATGGTGGACGCCGGATTCGGCCGGATCGTCAGCCTCTCCTCCAGCTCCGCCCTCGGCAACCGCGGCCAGGCCAACTACGCGGCGGTCAAGGCCGGGCTCCAGGGCTTCACCAAGACCCTCGCCAAGGAGCTGGGCAAGTTCGGCATCACCGCCAACGCCGTGGCCCCCGGCTTCATCGTCACCGAGATGACCGCGCAGACCGCGGCCCGGGTCGGCATGGGCTTCGAGGAGTTCCAGGCCGCTGCGGCCACCCAGATCCCCGTCCAGCGGGTCGGGAGGCCGGAGGACATCGCGAACGCCATCGCCTTCTTCACGGGTGATGACGCCGGATTCGTCTCCGGCCAGGTCATGTACGTCGCCGGCGGACCGCTCAACTGAGACCGGGGGAGACGGACATGACGGACAGGACAGAACAGCCGGAGCGGTCCGGGCGGTCGCCGCGGCTGCCCGACAGCGGGAAGGTCGCGCTGGTCACCGGCGCGAGCCGGGGCATCGGGTACGGCGTCGCCGAGGCGTTCGTCGCCCGCGGCGACCGCGTCTGCGTCACCGGGCGCAACGAGGAGGCCCTCAAGGAGGCCGTCGAGCGGCTCGGCTCCGACCGGGTCATCGGGGTGGCCGGCAAGGCACACGACGAGACGCACCAGGCGCGGGCCGTGGAGCGGGTCATGGAGACCTTCGGACGCGTCGACTTCCTCGTCAACAACGCGGGTACGAACCCGGTCTTCGGGCCGATGGCCGAACTCGACCTGAACGTCGCGCGCAAGGTCTACGAGACCAACG
It encodes the following:
- the fabG gene encoding 3-oxoacyl-ACP reductase FabG — its product is MSTTEQRVAIVTGAARGIGAATAVRLADEGRAVAVLDLDEAACEETVGKITASGGSALAVACDVSDSAQVEAAVARVAAELGAPTILVNNAGVLRDNLLFKMSESDWDTVMNVHLKGAFLMSKTCQKHMVDAGFGRIVSLSSSSALGNRGQANYAAVKAGLQGFTKTLAKELGKFGITANAVAPGFIVTEMTAQTAARVGMGFEEFQAAAATQIPVQRVGRPEDIANAIAFFTGDDAGFVSGQVMYVAGGPLN